One segment of Leucoraja erinacea ecotype New England unplaced genomic scaffold, Leri_hhj_1 Leri_130S, whole genome shotgun sequence DNA contains the following:
- the LOC129715663 gene encoding cyclin-dependent kinase 5 activator 1-like — MGTVLSLSPEPKGKGVSVEGGPQGGKGAKEKSLKKHSVLISALTWKRLVAASAKKKNAKKVNPTPAVQVYASGNSDAVKQLNSENLKKSCPLLGQAPSGPEPYPGQQKPPSAPIPVPVPVAPTNLLKPTTKNLQPSQKQPSGGGLCSSPRRVVVQASTGELLRSLGDFLCRRCYRLKQMNANEPVLWFRNVDRSLLIQGWQDQGFITPANVVFVYLLCREVVDGEIATDFELQATFLTCLYLAYSYMGNEISYPLKPFLVETNKEVFWERSLAIIDRMSAKMLRINSDPHYFTEVFQDLKNESNIRDSKGQYIISLDR; from the coding sequence ATGGGCACGGTGCTCTCGCTGTCTCCCGAGCCCAAGGGCAAGGGCGTCTCGGTAGAAGGTGGTCCACAGGGGGGCAAGGGCGCCAAGGAGAAGAGCCTGAAGAAGCACTCGGTCCTCATCTCCGCCCTCACCTGGAAGCGTCTTGTGGCCGCCTCCGCCAAGAAGAAGAACGCCAAGAAGGTCAACCCGACGCCGGCGGTTCAGGTGTACGCCTCCGGGAACAGCGATGCGGTGAAACAGCTCAACAGCGAGAACCTCAAGAAGTCCTGCCCACTCTTGGGTCAAGCCCCGAGCGGCCCCGAGCCTTACCCGGGGCAACAGAAGCCTCCCAGCGCCCCCATCCCCGTCCCGGTGCCAGTGGCCCCCACCAACCTCCTCAAGCCCACGACCAAGAACCTCCAGCCCTCCCAGAAGCAGCCTAGTGGCGGCGGTCTCTGCTCCTCTCCTCGCCGAGTGGTGGTGCAGGCGTCCACAGGCGAGCTCCTCCGAAGCTTGGGCGACTTTCTGTGCCGCCGGTGCTACCGCCTGAAGCAGATGAACGCCAACGAGCCGGTGCTGTGGTTCAGGAACGTGGACCGCTCGCTGCTCATCCAGGGCTGGCAAGATCAGGGCTTCATCACCCCGGCCAACGTGGTCTTCGTCTACCTCCTCTGCAGGGAGGTGGTGGACGGGGAGATCGCCACCGACTTCGAACTGCAAGCCACGTTCCTGACCTGTCTCTACCTCGCCTATTCCTACATGGGCAACGAGATATCTTACCCACTCAAGCCCTTCCTGGTGGAAACCAACAAGGAGGTCTTCTGGGAACGTAGCCTTGCCATCATCGACCGGATGAGTGCCAAAATGCTTAGGATAAACTCCGACCCACACTATTTCACCGAGGTCTTCCAAGATCTCAAGAACGAATCCAATATCAGAGACTCCAAGGGGCAGTATATAATAAGTCTGGACCGTTAG